Proteins found in one Zea mays cultivar B73 chromosome 1, Zm-B73-REFERENCE-NAM-5.0, whole genome shotgun sequence genomic segment:
- the LOC100192558 gene encoding protein ENHANCED DISEASE RESISTANCE 2-like isoform X1: protein MAGGEVAVVEETAVGAPTATATPPDLAAHAAAGGGEEAMRMEGWLYLIRSNRFGMQYSRKRYFVLEDAALRCFKSTPSSKREDPVRSAIIDSCIRVTDNGRESVHRSDFYIFTLYNSSNHYDQLKLGARSSEEAARWIRCLMESALKQSPRKDEHIVACSHRRWQAFRLSRRNSRMHSIDWTLFSSAHNDPMASDVIAPSPWTIFGCTNGLRLFTEANDGGSHGKYWDDHPAIMAVGVVDANSEAVFQTLMSLGQSRSEWDFCLREGKVIEHLDGHTDIIQKKLRSDWLPWGMRKRDLLLRRYWRREDDGTYVILYHSVFHYKCRPEKGYIRACLKSGGYVISPVNQGRQSVVKHMLAIDWKFWKSYLFTSSAKYITIRMLGRVAALREFFRAKNGNCSCMEFSSGELTRDTGLPQGENQRINLEMQQENENGRLEGPTEGSLGGSNRHLSSTGSFVQLNDAADEFFDVPDESEYDQREVMFPSDESLHAADQRHAKLSTAAVFVKRLHDLAVQKRGYIDLQGAADADNGPCCYGYTLPKDSSYTVPSTWAMTDPTTFLIRGETYLHDRIKIKANSTLMQMVGADWIKSDKREDDLAGRPGGLVQKCAAQGGTRFFFIVNIQVPGSTTYSLALYYMMDTPLEKVPLLERFVNGDDAFRNSRFKLIPYISKGSWIVKQSVGKKACLVGQALEINYFRGRNYLELGVDIGSSTVARGVVSLVLGYLNNLVIEMAFLVQGNTNEELPEFLLGTCRLNYLDASKAVSIDEC from the exons ATGGCTGGCGGCGAGGTAGCGGTCGTGGAGGAAACGGCGGTGGGGGCGCCGACTGCGACGGCGACGCCGCCTGACTTGGCGGCGCATGCCGCGGCCGGTGGCGGGGAGGAGGCGATGCGGATGGAGGGCTGGCTGTACCTGATCCGATCCAACCGATTTGGGATGCAGTACTCGCGCAAGCGCTACTTCGTGCTCGAGGACGCCGCGCTCCGCTGCTTCAAGTCCACGCCATCCTCCAAGCGCGAG GATCCTGTCAGAAGTGCAATAATTGACTCTTGTATTCGTGTGACAGACAATGGCAGAGAAAGTGTACATAGGAGT GACTTTTACATATTCACACTATATAATTCTTCCAATCATTATGATCAACTTAAG TTGGGTGCGAGAAGTTCAGAAGAAGCAGCTAGGTGGATCAGGTGCTTAATGGAGTCTGCCTTAAAG CAGTCACCTAGAAAAGATGAGCACATTGTTGCTTGTTCACACAGAAGATGGCAGGCTTTCAG GTTGAGCCGCCGCAATAGCCGTATGCACTCAATAG ATTGGACTTTATTTTCATCTGCTCATAACGATCCAATGGCATCTGATGTCATTGCACCTTCTCCATGGACAATATTTGGCTGTACAAACG GGTTACGTTTGTTTACCGAGGCAAACGATGGTGGCTCTCATGGGAAG TATTGGGATGATCATCCGGCTATAATGGCAGTTGGTGTGGTTGATGCGAATTCCGAGGCTGTCTTTCAGACTCTAATGTCCCTTGGCCAATCAAGATCTGA ATGGGACTTCTGTTTGCGGGAAGGAAAGGTAATCGAGCATCTTGATGGGCATACAGACATAATCCAAAAGAAATTAAGAAGCGACTGGTTACCATG GGGAATGAGAAAGAGAGATCTATTACTTAGACGATATTGGAGGCGAGAAGATGATGGAACTTATG TAATTCTATACCACTCTGTTTTCCACTACAAATGTCGTCCCGAGAAAGGCTACATCCGTGCATGTCTTAAAA GTGGAGGTTATGTAATATCACCAGTCAATCAAGGAAGACAATCAGTTGTAAAGCACATGCTTGCCATAGATTGGAAATTCTGGAAGTCTTATCTGTTTACATCATCTGCCAAATATATCACTATACGAATGTTAGGCAGAGTAGCAG CACTACGAGAATTCTTCCGAGCGAAAAATGGTAATTGTTCTTGCATGGAGTTCTCATCTGGAGAGTTGACCAGGGACACGGGATTACCTCAAGGTGAAAATCAGCGAATAAATTTGGAAATGCAGCAAGAAAATGAGAACGGAAGACTTGAAGGTCCTACTGAAGGATCACTGGGTGGTTCTAACAGGCACTTAAGCAGTACTGGTTCCTTTGTTCAACTCAATGATGCAGCAGATGAGTTCTTTGACGTGCCAGACGAATCAGAATATGATCAGAGAGAAGTTATGTTTCCTTCTGATGAGAGCTTGCATGCTGCG GACCAGCGTCACGCTAAACTGTCCACTGCTGCTGTTTTTGTAAAAAGGTTGCATGATCTTGCAG TTCAGAAAAGAGGATACATTGACTTACAGGGAGCTGCAGATGCTGATAATGGGCCATGTTGCTATGGATATACTCTTCCCAAAGATTCGAGCTATACAGTGCCTTCTACTTGGGCAATGACAGATCCTACAACATTCTTAATCCGGGGAGAGACTTATTTGCACGATCGTATAAAG ATCAAGGCAAATAGTACCCTGATGCAAATGGTAGGTGCTGACTGGATAAAATCTGATAAGCGTGAGGATGATCTAGCTGGTCGCCCTGGGGGGCTAGTCCAG AAATGTGCAGCACAAGGGGGCACCCGATTCTTCTTCATTGTAAACATTCAG GTTCCTGGTTCAACCACATACAGCTTAGCTTTGTATTATATGATGGATACACCATTAGAAAAGGTCCCTCTGCTTGAAAGATTTGTAAATGGAGATGATGCATTCAGAAATTCAAGGTTCAAGCTCATTCCTTACATCTCAAAG GGATCTTGGATTGTTAAACAGAGTGTGGGCAAGAAAGCTTGCTTGGTTGGACAAGCATTAGAAATCAATTATTTTCGTGGAAGAAACTATTTGGAG CTTGGAGTTGATATTGGTTCATCAACGGTGGCACGAGGTGTGGTGAGCCTAGTGCTTGGCTACTTGAACAATCTTGTGATCGAAATGGCCTTCTTGGTACAG GGAAACACAAATGAAGAACTCCCGGAATTCCTCCTAGGTACCTGCCGACTGAATTACCTGGATGCCTCCAAGGCAGTGTCCATAGACGAGTGCTAG
- the LOC100192558 gene encoding Protein ENHANCED DISEASE RESISTANCE 2-like, which produces MAGGEVAVVEETAVGAPTATATPPDLAAHAAAGGGEEAMRMEGWLYLIRSNRFGMQYSRKRYFVLEDAALRCFKSTPSSKREDPVRSAIIDSCIRVTDNGRESVHRSDFYIFTLYNSSNHYDQLKLGARSSEEAARWIRCLMESALKSPRKDEHIVACSHRRWQAFRLSRRNSRMHSIDWTLFSSAHNDPMASDVIAPSPWTIFGCTNGLRLFTEANDGGSHGKYWDDHPAIMAVGVVDANSEAVFQTLMSLGQSRSEWDFCLREGKVIEHLDGHTDIIQKKLRSDWLPWGMRKRDLLLRRYWRREDDGTYVILYHSVFHYKCRPEKGYIRACLKSGGYVISPVNQGRQSVVKHMLAIDWKFWKSYLFTSSAKYITIRMLGRVAALREFFRAKNGNCSCMEFSSGELTRDTGLPQGENQRINLEMQQENENGRLEGPTEGSLGGSNRHLSSTGSFVQLNDAADEFFDVPDESEYDQREVMFPSDESLHAADQRHAKLSTAAVFVKRLHDLAVQKRGYIDLQGAADADNGPCCYGYTLPKDSSYTVPSTWAMTDPTTFLIRGETYLHDRIKIKANSTLMQMVGADWIKSDKREDDLAGRPGGLVQKCAAQGGTRFFFIVNIQVPGSTTYSLALYYMMDTPLEKVPLLERFVNGDDAFRNSRFKLIPYISKGSWIVKQSVGKKACLVGQALEINYFRGRNYLELGVDIGSSTVARGVVSLVLGYLNNLVIEMAFLVQGNTNEELPEFLLGTCRLNYLDASKAVSIDEC; this is translated from the exons ATGGCTGGCGGCGAGGTAGCGGTCGTGGAGGAAACGGCGGTGGGGGCGCCGACTGCGACGGCGACGCCGCCTGACTTGGCGGCGCATGCCGCGGCCGGTGGCGGGGAGGAGGCGATGCGGATGGAGGGCTGGCTGTACCTGATCCGATCCAACCGATTTGGGATGCAGTACTCGCGCAAGCGCTACTTCGTGCTCGAGGACGCCGCGCTCCGCTGCTTCAAGTCCACGCCATCCTCCAAGCGCGAG GATCCTGTCAGAAGTGCAATAATTGACTCTTGTATTCGTGTGACAGACAATGGCAGAGAAAGTGTACATAGGAGT GACTTTTACATATTCACACTATATAATTCTTCCAATCATTATGATCAACTTAAG TTGGGTGCGAGAAGTTCAGAAGAAGCAGCTAGGTGGATCAGGTGCTTAATGGAGTCTGCCTTAAAG TCACCTAGAAAAGATGAGCACATTGTTGCTTGTTCACACAGAAGATGGCAGGCTTTCAG GTTGAGCCGCCGCAATAGCCGTATGCACTCAATAG ATTGGACTTTATTTTCATCTGCTCATAACGATCCAATGGCATCTGATGTCATTGCACCTTCTCCATGGACAATATTTGGCTGTACAAACG GGTTACGTTTGTTTACCGAGGCAAACGATGGTGGCTCTCATGGGAAG TATTGGGATGATCATCCGGCTATAATGGCAGTTGGTGTGGTTGATGCGAATTCCGAGGCTGTCTTTCAGACTCTAATGTCCCTTGGCCAATCAAGATCTGA ATGGGACTTCTGTTTGCGGGAAGGAAAGGTAATCGAGCATCTTGATGGGCATACAGACATAATCCAAAAGAAATTAAGAAGCGACTGGTTACCATG GGGAATGAGAAAGAGAGATCTATTACTTAGACGATATTGGAGGCGAGAAGATGATGGAACTTATG TAATTCTATACCACTCTGTTTTCCACTACAAATGTCGTCCCGAGAAAGGCTACATCCGTGCATGTCTTAAAA GTGGAGGTTATGTAATATCACCAGTCAATCAAGGAAGACAATCAGTTGTAAAGCACATGCTTGCCATAGATTGGAAATTCTGGAAGTCTTATCTGTTTACATCATCTGCCAAATATATCACTATACGAATGTTAGGCAGAGTAGCAG CACTACGAGAATTCTTCCGAGCGAAAAATGGTAATTGTTCTTGCATGGAGTTCTCATCTGGAGAGTTGACCAGGGACACGGGATTACCTCAAGGTGAAAATCAGCGAATAAATTTGGAAATGCAGCAAGAAAATGAGAACGGAAGACTTGAAGGTCCTACTGAAGGATCACTGGGTGGTTCTAACAGGCACTTAAGCAGTACTGGTTCCTTTGTTCAACTCAATGATGCAGCAGATGAGTTCTTTGACGTGCCAGACGAATCAGAATATGATCAGAGAGAAGTTATGTTTCCTTCTGATGAGAGCTTGCATGCTGCG GACCAGCGTCACGCTAAACTGTCCACTGCTGCTGTTTTTGTAAAAAGGTTGCATGATCTTGCAG TTCAGAAAAGAGGATACATTGACTTACAGGGAGCTGCAGATGCTGATAATGGGCCATGTTGCTATGGATATACTCTTCCCAAAGATTCGAGCTATACAGTGCCTTCTACTTGGGCAATGACAGATCCTACAACATTCTTAATCCGGGGAGAGACTTATTTGCACGATCGTATAAAG ATCAAGGCAAATAGTACCCTGATGCAAATGGTAGGTGCTGACTGGATAAAATCTGATAAGCGTGAGGATGATCTAGCTGGTCGCCCTGGGGGGCTAGTCCAG AAATGTGCAGCACAAGGGGGCACCCGATTCTTCTTCATTGTAAACATTCAG GTTCCTGGTTCAACCACATACAGCTTAGCTTTGTATTATATGATGGATACACCATTAGAAAAGGTCCCTCTGCTTGAAAGATTTGTAAATGGAGATGATGCATTCAGAAATTCAAGGTTCAAGCTCATTCCTTACATCTCAAAG GGATCTTGGATTGTTAAACAGAGTGTGGGCAAGAAAGCTTGCTTGGTTGGACAAGCATTAGAAATCAATTATTTTCGTGGAAGAAACTATTTGGAG CTTGGAGTTGATATTGGTTCATCAACGGTGGCACGAGGTGTGGTGAGCCTAGTGCTTGGCTACTTGAACAATCTTGTGATCGAAATGGCCTTCTTGGTACAG GGAAACACAAATGAAGAACTCCCGGAATTCCTCCTAGGTACCTGCCGACTGAATTACCTGGATGCCTCCAAGGCAGTGTCCATAGACGAGTGCTAG